Proteins encoded within one genomic window of Pseudalkalibacillus sp. SCS-8:
- a CDS encoding nuclease-related domain-containing protein, which yields MKKTRSESKELRVMKLLEARMDLSEPDRSYLLSLKKGYEGECKFDGLVAPFFGGRIVLNDLLLEHKNTVFQIDSLVLSSSMIDMFEVKNYEGDYYVDGEHWYPLHGNEIKNPLHQIQRSTLLLRDLLKGLGIKLPVESHLVFVNPEFQLYKAPVDQSIVYPAQLNRFFSKMQKERSFLKEYHYDIAKQLLALQLADVPSFRLPKYDYPQLKKGIPCLACGQMYGELAKTRLVCKNCGGCEDYEPAVLRAVEEFQLLFPEMKVTTNAIHEWCGVVKKRLTIRNVLARNYNRVGHGRHSYYLS from the coding sequence ATGAAGAAAACGCGTAGTGAGTCAAAAGAATTGAGGGTTATGAAACTGTTGGAAGCCCGAATGGATTTAAGTGAACCCGATCGAAGCTATCTTTTGAGTTTAAAGAAAGGCTATGAAGGAGAGTGTAAGTTTGACGGTTTGGTTGCCCCTTTTTTTGGTGGACGAATCGTTCTCAACGACCTATTGCTCGAGCATAAGAACACAGTTTTTCAAATTGATTCATTGGTACTCAGCTCCTCTATGATTGACATGTTCGAAGTGAAAAATTACGAAGGTGACTACTATGTCGATGGAGAGCACTGGTACCCCCTTCACGGTAACGAGATTAAGAACCCCCTGCATCAAATACAACGATCCACCCTACTACTCCGCGATCTATTAAAAGGCTTAGGCATTAAACTCCCGGTTGAATCCCACCTCGTTTTTGTGAACCCCGAGTTCCAGCTATATAAAGCTCCTGTTGATCAATCCATTGTTTATCCCGCCCAATTGAACCGATTTTTCTCGAAAATGCAAAAAGAGCGCTCGTTTCTGAAGGAGTACCACTATGACATCGCTAAACAGCTGCTCGCCCTCCAATTGGCGGACGTCCCCTCCTTTCGATTACCAAAGTATGATTATCCCCAATTGAAAAAAGGAATACCGTGTTTGGCATGTGGTCAGATGTATGGTGAGTTAGCCAAAACGAGATTGGTCTGTAAAAACTGCGGCGGTTGCGAAGACTACGAGCCAGCGGTGTTGCGAGCCGTCGAGGAATTCCAGTTGCTGTTTCCGGAGATGAAGGTCACGACCAACGCCATTCATGAGTGGTGTGGGGTGGTGAAGAAAAGACTAACTATCCGTAATGTGCTAGCGAGGAATTACAATCGAGTAGGTCATGGAAGGCACTCGTATTATCTTTCATGA
- a CDS encoding rhodanese-like domain-containing protein: MEGMIWMEDYTVKTITPEEVEKLLKEGNDVSIIDVREDEEVAAGKIPAAKHIRLSEIPERLDEIEKDKEHIMVCRSGRRSENASLFLQEQGYKVKNMTGGMLEWEGDTK, translated from the coding sequence ATGGAAGGAATGATTTGGATGGAGGACTATACGGTTAAAACCATTACACCTGAAGAAGTTGAAAAGCTGTTGAAAGAAGGAAATGACGTTTCAATTATAGATGTGCGTGAGGACGAAGAGGTTGCAGCAGGAAAAATTCCTGCAGCGAAGCATATCCGTCTTTCTGAAATTCCAGAGCGTTTGGATGAAATCGAGAAGGACAAAGAGCATATCATGGTTTGTCGTTCTGGAAGACGTAGTGAAAATGCGAGCCTTTTCCTACAGGAACAAGGCTATAAAGTGAAGAACATGACTGGCGGCATGCTTGAGTGGGAAGGCGACACGAAGTAA
- a CDS encoding sporulation protein Cse60, which translates to MLKVKIFEAEHEEDLEESVNDFLATLLPSKFIEIQYQVSIATDEESEEFETLYSFSALILYKE; encoded by the coding sequence ATGTTAAAGGTGAAAATTTTCGAGGCAGAGCATGAAGAGGATCTTGAGGAATCAGTGAATGATTTCCTTGCAACCCTACTACCATCAAAATTCATCGAAATCCAATACCAGGTATCCATTGCGACTGATGAGGAATCGGAAGAATTTGAAACGCTCTACAGCTTCTCTGCATTGATTCTCTATAAGGAATAA
- a CDS encoding PRC-barrel domain-containing protein, which yields MLIFGKDILKKKIVSSEYGELDNHEVDDILLSKKTYDLEYLIYVEKRPDDHVGEKMDAPDDVVYSVGGQFDSNRSAETSGGSNFKNYIKETYYIPFSDVNELSDDMVRISGIDQQSHDPIDSISADAIIKQKVKTTSGETIGKVKDIVIDWETRRVVGLSISEGFWAKLMSDTNKYLRLEENMTLTAEEIIVPDHMKDHLVEDVEEVVPH from the coding sequence ATGTTGATTTTCGGAAAAGACATTCTAAAAAAGAAAATCGTAAGCAGCGAGTATGGGGAATTGGATAACCATGAAGTGGATGACATTCTTTTGAGTAAAAAAACCTATGATTTGGAATATCTGATATACGTCGAAAAAAGACCAGATGACCACGTAGGTGAAAAGATGGATGCACCTGATGATGTCGTATATTCTGTCGGCGGTCAGTTCGATTCCAATCGATCTGCTGAAACGAGTGGAGGATCGAATTTCAAAAATTACATCAAAGAAACCTATTACATTCCATTCTCTGATGTAAACGAACTATCAGATGATATGGTGAGGATCTCTGGAATTGACCAGCAGTCCCATGATCCGATCGATTCCATTTCTGCTGATGCGATCATCAAGCAGAAAGTGAAGACGACTTCAGGTGAGACAATTGGAAAGGTGAAGGATATCGTCATAGATTGGGAGACGAGAAGAGTGGTCGGATTATCCATATCAGAGGGATTCTGGGCGAAGCTCATGTCCGATACAAACAAGTACTTGAGGCTGGAGGAAAACATGACGTTGACAGCTGAGGAGATTATCGTCCCAGACCATATGAAGGACCATCTTGTTGAAGATGTAGAAGAAGTGGTGCCTCATTGA
- a CDS encoding pseudouridine synthase produces the protein MNYGSRKDVKKLLKNGLVTVNGDRVKNGKTHVAPDGDVIMVAGEEVVYVEHIYLMLNKPDGVISATEDHLHDTVLDLLDEEHIHFEPFPVGRLDKDTEGLLLLTNDGQLAHELLSPKKHVPKTYYAKIDGKVTDEDRVYFKKGVTLDDGYVTKPAELTILKNGDGSEIELTITEGKFHQVKRMFEAVGKKVVYLKRISMGPLQLDPNLSPGEYRPLESNEIDLLKGR, from the coding sequence ATGAATTATGGAAGTCGTAAAGATGTAAAAAAGCTATTGAAAAACGGTTTGGTGACGGTGAACGGTGACCGTGTGAAAAATGGGAAAACTCATGTTGCTCCAGACGGAGATGTCATCATGGTGGCAGGGGAGGAAGTCGTCTATGTGGAACACATCTATCTCATGTTGAATAAGCCTGATGGTGTCATTTCTGCTACCGAAGATCATCTTCACGATACAGTCCTTGATTTACTTGATGAGGAGCATATCCATTTCGAACCTTTCCCTGTAGGACGACTGGATAAGGACACGGAAGGCCTACTCCTCCTTACGAACGACGGACAACTTGCACATGAACTGCTCTCACCGAAAAAACATGTACCGAAAACGTACTACGCCAAAATTGATGGTAAAGTAACTGACGAAGATCGAGTTTACTTTAAAAAAGGTGTCACCTTGGATGATGGCTATGTAACAAAGCCAGCTGAGCTTACGATTCTAAAAAATGGTGATGGATCGGAAATCGAACTCACCATAACAGAAGGTAAATTCCATCAAGTCAAACGCATGTTTGAAGCGGTTGGAAAAAAGGTTGTTTATTTGAAGCGTATCTCCATGGGCCCTTTGCAGCTTGATCCAAACCTTTCACCTGGTGAGTATCGCCCACTTGAATCTAATGAAATTGACCTATTGAAGGGTCGATAA
- a CDS encoding polysaccharide biosynthesis protein, with protein sequence MSKLIRGTLILTAATFFSKFLGLIFIIPFEWLVETDDASGGALYSYAYIPYAIFLSISTLGLPLAVSKFVSKYNALGDYITSRRLLKSGLVVMTLSGFIAFLALFFSAEWIAQMQVGSDGKEGNSIEDVTFVIRLVSIALIIVPLMSMIRGYFQGFQSMGPTGMSQVVEQIVRVGFILVSAFLVMKVFNGEVSTAVGFATFAAFVGALSSLMVLVWYWRRRRKHLNKLLEDSVDHKISLPKIYMELLRYAVPFVAVGLAIPLYQVIDMFTINKALQSGLGYGQAKAEAFYAVMQTYSQKLIMIPVSLSTGLALTVIPLITSLYTKKDFKVMQSQITKTFEIILFLTLPAGIGLALLGLPAYSFLFSSNIEIGGYVLSWYAPTAILFALFTVTAAILQGINKQRFAVYSLLAGVFIKISLNYVLISSFGIIGAIISTNLGYLLSITINLLIIKQAAQFSFRPIIKRATLIGMFIGMMVITVLLTKWGVESLVGTDYSSTWTSVAVLSVSVIAGAGVYLYMSYFSGLLQHIFGDRIDRIFRRRLRAN encoded by the coding sequence ATGTCAAAGTTGATTCGCGGCACCCTTATATTGACTGCTGCTACTTTCTTTTCTAAATTTCTCGGCTTAATTTTCATCATTCCGTTTGAATGGCTCGTCGAAACGGACGATGCATCCGGGGGAGCACTTTATAGCTATGCGTACATCCCTTATGCGATTTTTCTGAGCATATCGACCTTAGGGCTACCATTAGCCGTTTCCAAATTTGTATCAAAATATAATGCATTAGGCGATTACATCACGAGCAGGAGGCTTTTGAAATCCGGACTCGTTGTTATGACGTTAAGCGGCTTTATCGCTTTTCTGGCGCTGTTCTTCTCAGCTGAATGGATTGCCCAGATGCAAGTAGGCAGCGATGGAAAAGAAGGAAATTCGATTGAAGATGTCACATTCGTCATCCGACTTGTATCAATTGCCTTGATCATCGTACCGTTGATGAGTATGATCAGAGGATATTTTCAAGGCTTCCAATCGATGGGGCCTACAGGTATGTCCCAGGTTGTTGAACAAATTGTACGTGTCGGATTCATTTTAGTCAGTGCGTTTCTCGTCATGAAGGTCTTCAACGGAGAGGTGAGCACTGCTGTCGGGTTTGCGACATTTGCCGCTTTCGTCGGCGCATTATCCTCTCTAATGGTCTTGGTATGGTATTGGAGAAGACGTCGGAAGCATTTGAACAAGCTTCTGGAGGACAGTGTTGATCATAAAATTTCTTTACCGAAAATATACATGGAGCTTCTCCGCTATGCCGTCCCTTTCGTAGCAGTCGGGCTCGCGATTCCTTTGTATCAGGTCATCGACATGTTCACGATTAATAAAGCCTTGCAGAGCGGCCTGGGGTATGGTCAAGCGAAAGCAGAAGCATTCTATGCTGTCATGCAGACGTATTCACAAAAGTTGATCATGATTCCTGTCTCGCTATCAACGGGTCTTGCTTTGACGGTCATCCCTTTGATTACGTCCCTTTATACGAAGAAGGATTTCAAAGTCATGCAAAGCCAGATCACGAAAACCTTTGAAATCATCCTGTTTTTGACGTTGCCTGCGGGAATCGGACTAGCACTCCTTGGACTGCCGGCATATTCGTTCCTTTTCTCAAGCAACATCGAGATTGGTGGCTATGTTCTTAGCTGGTATGCACCGACGGCGATCTTGTTTGCGTTATTCACGGTTACTGCAGCGATCCTGCAAGGGATCAACAAGCAGCGATTCGCGGTTTATAGTTTACTGGCCGGTGTATTCATAAAAATCAGCTTGAATTATGTATTGATTTCATCTTTTGGGATCATTGGTGCAATCATCAGCACTAACCTGGGGTACCTGTTATCGATTACGATTAATCTGTTAATCATCAAACAAGCGGCACAGTTCTCTTTCCGTCCGATCATCAAGAGAGCGACTCTGATTGGGATGTTCATCGGTATGATGGTCATCACGGTACTGCTGACCAAATGGGGAGTCGAATCATTAGTAGGTACAGACTACAGCAGCACATGGACCTCTGTAGCTGTCTTATCGGTGAGTGTAATTGCAGGAGCAGGAGTTTATCTTTATATGAGCTACTTCTCAGGGCTCCTACAACACATATTTGGAGATCGGATCGACCGGATATTCCGTCGTCGATTACGTGCAAATTAA
- a CDS encoding DUF6884 domain-containing protein, whose translation MIGLLATGRKKLGHSAPVLDFYTSPLFQKSVEYAKRHYDRFYFYNAKDGLLLPDQTLEPYDLSIKTFSIMEKKVWARNVIDTFQKYESPDDIVVYLHGGKVYRDHLEPQLEQRGYDYEIPMKGLGIGQQLAWLDAQMKGASSD comes from the coding sequence ATGATCGGCTTGCTTGCGACAGGTAGAAAAAAATTAGGTCATTCAGCACCAGTGCTTGATTTTTATACGAGCCCATTGTTTCAGAAATCCGTTGAATATGCAAAAAGGCACTATGATCGATTTTATTTCTATAACGCAAAAGACGGATTATTACTACCAGATCAAACGTTGGAACCGTATGACCTATCCATTAAAACGTTCTCGATCATGGAGAAGAAGGTATGGGCAAGAAACGTTATTGATACCTTTCAAAAGTATGAATCTCCTGATGACATCGTTGTTTATCTTCATGGCGGGAAGGTTTACCGGGACCATCTGGAACCTCAGCTTGAGCAAAGAGGTTACGATTACGAGATACCGATGAAGGGTCTTGGAATCGGGCAGCAATTGGCATGGCTCGATGCACAGATGAAGGGCGCTTCATCAGATTAG
- a CDS encoding NAD(P)/FAD-dependent oxidoreductase — MKYDVIIIGGGPSGLMSAVASASNGASVLLVDKGNKLGRKLAISGGGRCNVTNRLPIEEIIKHIPGNGKFLYSAFNIFNNEDIIAFFEGLGIQLKEEDHGRMFPVNDKAQSVVDAMLKKIKELGVDIRTKTKVKNVLYDEQRAKGILLEDGERIDSDAVIIAVGGKSVPHTGSTGDGYAWARDAGHTITELYPTEVPLTSDEDFIKNKTLQGLSLRDVALSVLKPNGKPIVTHRMDMIFTHLGISGPAVLRCSQFVVKALKKSKDGKVNMQINLMPDKNQEQVFQELMKILKDEPKKAIKNALKGWIPERYLHFLLERAEIPLETVYSQLSHSALRDFAGLVTSFTFTVNGTLPIEKAFVTGGGVSTKEVEPQTMRSKFIDNLYFCGEILDIHGYTGGYNITCAFVTGHLAGTNAAMDRT, encoded by the coding sequence ATGAAATACGATGTCATCATAATCGGAGGAGGGCCATCCGGTCTCATGTCTGCTGTAGCCAGCGCTTCCAACGGGGCTTCCGTCTTGTTAGTCGACAAGGGGAACAAACTCGGAAGGAAGCTTGCGATATCCGGCGGTGGACGATGTAATGTGACGAACCGCCTTCCGATTGAAGAAATCATCAAGCATATACCCGGTAACGGGAAATTCTTATACAGTGCCTTTAACATTTTCAATAATGAAGATATTATTGCCTTCTTCGAGGGCTTGGGTATCCAACTGAAAGAAGAAGATCACGGCAGGATGTTCCCTGTCAATGACAAAGCACAATCCGTCGTGGATGCCATGCTTAAGAAAATCAAGGAGCTGGGCGTTGATATCCGGACGAAGACGAAGGTAAAGAACGTGCTTTATGATGAGCAACGCGCGAAAGGAATTCTTCTCGAAGATGGCGAAAGAATTGACAGTGATGCTGTCATCATCGCTGTCGGCGGAAAGTCCGTTCCTCATACGGGATCAACCGGTGATGGTTATGCTTGGGCGAGGGATGCCGGGCATACGATTACTGAACTCTACCCGACTGAGGTTCCTTTGACCTCAGATGAAGATTTTATTAAAAACAAAACGCTGCAAGGACTTTCTTTACGAGATGTGGCTCTCAGTGTTTTGAAACCGAACGGTAAACCGATCGTCACCCATCGGATGGACATGATTTTCACCCATTTAGGTATTTCCGGCCCTGCCGTGCTCCGTTGCAGTCAATTTGTCGTAAAAGCACTTAAGAAAAGCAAAGACGGCAAAGTGAACATGCAAATCAATCTTATGCCAGACAAAAACCAAGAGCAAGTGTTCCAGGAACTGATGAAAATCTTGAAGGACGAGCCGAAAAAGGCGATCAAAAATGCATTAAAAGGGTGGATTCCAGAGCGGTACCTCCACTTTTTACTCGAACGGGCAGAGATTCCACTTGAAACCGTCTATTCCCAGCTCTCTCACTCTGCTCTACGTGATTTTGCAGGCCTCGTAACAAGTTTTACATTTACTGTAAACGGAACATTACCGATTGAAAAAGCCTTTGTCACAGGTGGAGGCGTTTCGACTAAAGAGGTGGAGCCTCAGACGATGCGTTCAAAATTCATTGATAACTTGTACTTTTGCGGTGAGATATTGGACATTCATGGATATACGGGAGGATATAACATCACGTGCGCATTCGTCACAGGACACCTTGCCGGCACGAATGCAGCCATGGATCGTACTTAG
- the pepV gene encoding dipeptidase PepV: MIDWKQEVEKRKEDLINDLQELLQIESVLDPESAREAAPFGEGINRALTHFLAKGEADGFASKNVDGYAGHLEFGEGQDLVGVLCHLDVVPAGDGWSSDPFAAEIRDGRIYARGAIDDKGPTMAAYYAMKIVKELGLDVKKRVRIIFGTDEESNWRCVKHYFKHEEMPTIGFAPDADFPIIYAEKGIFDCEWKQTRVEGAGSGEGARLLSFDSGRRLNMVPDYAEAVVDGLSDDVEASFNSFLADTGLTGELVEADGRYTFKLEGVSVHGSKPETGKNAGLFLAEFLSAFSFEGDGGAFISLVSEYLTADTEGAKLQIADSDEVSGPLTLNAGIMRYSVEEGGKIGMNLRYPVSHDFDRTRGVLEKAGSEFGYELNEIEHLGPHHVAEDHPLIKTLMSVYEEQTGEEGYLISIGGGTYARSLDAGVAFGALFPGEDELAHQKDEYIDIENLMKATAIYAQAIYELAK; this comes from the coding sequence ATGATTGACTGGAAACAGGAAGTAGAGAAGCGGAAAGAGGATCTGATTAACGACCTCCAGGAGCTGTTACAAATCGAAAGTGTCCTAGATCCGGAGAGTGCCAGGGAAGCTGCTCCATTCGGAGAAGGAATTAACCGCGCTCTCACGCACTTTTTGGCAAAAGGGGAAGCTGACGGCTTTGCAAGTAAAAATGTAGATGGATATGCCGGTCACTTGGAATTCGGTGAAGGACAAGATCTCGTCGGTGTGCTGTGCCACCTGGATGTTGTACCCGCTGGAGACGGTTGGAGCTCTGATCCATTTGCAGCTGAAATCCGTGATGGCCGTATTTATGCTCGTGGAGCAATCGATGATAAAGGACCAACGATGGCAGCGTATTATGCGATGAAAATCGTCAAGGAGCTCGGTCTTGATGTGAAGAAGCGCGTCCGTATTATTTTCGGTACTGACGAAGAGAGCAACTGGCGCTGTGTGAAGCACTATTTCAAGCATGAAGAAATGCCGACGATCGGTTTTGCGCCGGATGCGGATTTCCCAATTATATACGCGGAAAAAGGAATCTTTGATTGTGAATGGAAACAGACTCGCGTTGAAGGAGCAGGCTCTGGTGAGGGAGCTCGTTTGTTGTCGTTCGATTCAGGGAGAAGGCTGAACATGGTGCCAGACTACGCTGAAGCGGTAGTTGATGGCCTGTCTGATGACGTGGAGGCATCGTTTAACTCGTTTTTAGCTGATACCGGTTTGACCGGCGAGCTTGTGGAGGCAGATGGTCGCTATACGTTTAAACTGGAAGGTGTATCGGTACACGGCAGTAAACCTGAGACTGGAAAAAACGCAGGACTGTTCCTGGCCGAGTTTTTATCCGCTTTTTCATTTGAAGGCGACGGTGGAGCGTTCATCAGCCTTGTGAGTGAATATCTGACTGCGGATACGGAAGGTGCAAAGTTGCAGATCGCGGATTCTGATGAAGTGAGCGGTCCGTTGACGTTGAACGCCGGAATCATGCGGTATTCCGTTGAGGAAGGCGGCAAAATCGGGATGAACCTCCGTTACCCAGTGTCGCATGACTTCGATCGGACTCGTGGCGTATTGGAGAAAGCGGGATCGGAGTTCGGTTATGAGCTGAACGAGATTGAGCATTTGGGACCGCACCATGTTGCTGAAGATCATCCGTTGATTAAGACTCTGATGTCCGTCTATGAGGAGCAAACGGGAGAAGAGGGCTACCTGATCTCGATTGGCGGCGGCACTTATGCCCGATCATTGGATGCAGGCGTTGCGTTCGGCGCCTTGTTCCCAGGTGAGGACGAGTTGGCTCACCAGAAAGACGAGTACATCGACATCGAAAACCTGATGAAAGCAACCGCAATCTACGCCCAAGCAATCTATGAGCTGGCGAAGTAA
- a CDS encoding DeoR family transcriptional regulator produces MSPSTERMLNRVKAIYLFINDFGPVTTQQLVDEFGTTKRTIQRDLNVLTYNNLVDSPTRGMWETTSRKVKIAQ; encoded by the coding sequence TTGAGTCCTTCGACTGAACGTATGTTGAACCGTGTAAAGGCAATCTATTTGTTTATCAATGATTTTGGCCCGGTAACAACTCAGCAGCTTGTCGACGAATTCGGTACGACAAAGAGAACGATTCAGCGAGATTTAAACGTACTAACGTATAACAACCTAGTAGACAGTCCCACAAGGGGAATGTGGGAAACAACGTCCCGGAAAGTGAAAATAGCTCAATAA
- a CDS encoding rhodanese-like domain-containing protein, with amino-acid sequence MIWEMILLVAAAYLFFSYILPYIKLKTFEQGALDEYCMIDIRDYQLSHRNPFHMTTKNIPLSYLPRTTKEEDICDQDIVVIAESKIAAAMAARILKKKTKKFIYYVTVS; translated from the coding sequence ATGATATGGGAAATGATTTTGCTGGTTGCAGCAGCGTATCTCTTTTTCTCCTATATCCTTCCTTATATAAAGCTCAAAACGTTTGAGCAAGGTGCGTTGGACGAATATTGCATGATTGATATCCGGGATTACCAATTATCCCATCGGAATCCATTCCATATGACGACGAAGAACATTCCATTATCTTATTTGCCTCGTACGACGAAGGAAGAAGACATCTGTGATCAAGATATCGTCGTCATTGCGGAATCGAAAATCGCCGCTGCAATGGCCGCGCGCATTTTGAAAAAGAAAACGAAGAAGTTTATCTATTACGTCACAGTATCCTGA
- a CDS encoding potassium channel family protein, translating to MQFFKWLRVKVIELSNWVLFTVSVLMVLISSLMMIILEPETFTTLFDSLWWVMTTVTTVGYGDISPVSVGGRIYAMFLYIIGIGLIGVVIGKVVDGFGAFRRRKEEGLLAFKGTDHIVIIGWSQKAKFAIEEILQTDNFREIVIIDKLNKVPYLHELVHYVQGNPAEEEVLMQANLPKAAAVLLFADDSIQDPLLTDGKTLLTVTTIERLSPDIHSTVEILNEDHIKNFRHVKVDEFILSNETISRLAVRSAITNGISKIFSQLMSHGIGDNIYEIKAHPEWKTYRDAFNDLLAEGATLIADGQKMDINRRLDEKIPKDARLFVICDKETYDKIRT from the coding sequence GTGCAATTTTTTAAATGGTTAAGAGTCAAAGTAATTGAATTAAGTAACTGGGTGCTTTTTACAGTAAGTGTCTTGATGGTACTAATTAGTTCTCTAATGATGATTATCCTTGAACCGGAAACGTTCACTACCCTGTTCGACTCACTGTGGTGGGTCATGACCACCGTCACGACTGTCGGCTATGGCGACATCTCACCTGTGTCAGTCGGAGGTCGGATATATGCCATGTTTTTATACATAATCGGGATTGGTTTGATTGGTGTAGTCATTGGTAAAGTTGTGGATGGCTTTGGAGCATTCAGACGAAGGAAGGAGGAAGGACTATTGGCATTTAAAGGCACGGACCATATTGTCATTATCGGATGGTCTCAGAAAGCGAAATTCGCGATCGAAGAGATTTTGCAAACGGATAACTTTCGGGAGATTGTCATTATAGATAAATTGAATAAGGTTCCTTATCTACATGAACTCGTCCATTACGTCCAGGGAAATCCAGCTGAAGAAGAAGTATTAATGCAGGCGAATCTACCTAAGGCTGCTGCCGTCCTATTATTCGCAGACGATTCGATACAAGATCCGCTTTTGACGGATGGAAAGACTTTGCTCACCGTAACGACGATTGAAAGACTTTCACCAGATATCCATAGCACGGTAGAGATTTTGAACGAAGATCATATTAAGAACTTCAGACATGTTAAAGTGGACGAATTTATCCTATCGAACGAAACGATTTCAAGGCTGGCTGTCCGGTCAGCGATTACGAATGGGATTTCTAAGATTTTCAGTCAGTTGATGAGCCACGGAATCGGAGATAATATTTATGAGATAAAAGCACACCCTGAATGGAAAACCTATCGGGATGCCTTCAATGACTTGCTTGCTGAAGGTGCGACGCTCATTGCGGATGGACAAAAAATGGACATCAACCGCAGGCTTGACGAAAAGATCCCTAAGGATGCACGACTGTTTGTCATATGTGATAAAGAGACCTATGATAAGATACGCACATAA
- a CDS encoding GNAT family N-acetyltransferase — MVDFQVKGDYALTTEKNVMDVPLIHHYLRHESYWANGIDYKTVETSIQHSLCFGLFSYDHENEEIGAQVGFARVITDYATFGYLADVFILKEHRGKGLSKWLMENVMTHPDLQGLRRLMLVTRDAQGLYRQYGFEVYENKDNGLMGIRRKTEEVYNKS; from the coding sequence ATGGTCGATTTTCAGGTTAAAGGCGATTATGCACTTACTACTGAAAAAAATGTCATGGATGTACCTCTTATTCATCACTATTTACGTCACGAATCCTATTGGGCGAATGGAATCGATTATAAAACCGTAGAAACCTCGATCCAGCATTCATTATGCTTTGGCCTTTTCTCTTATGATCATGAAAATGAGGAAATCGGGGCTCAAGTGGGATTCGCTCGCGTCATTACGGATTATGCAACGTTCGGGTATTTGGCGGACGTTTTCATCCTAAAAGAACACAGGGGAAAGGGTTTATCCAAATGGTTGATGGAGAACGTGATGACTCACCCTGATCTGCAAGGATTAAGAAGATTGATGCTCGTGACCCGGGATGCACAAGGACTCTATCGCCAGTACGGTTTTGAAGTATATGAAAACAAGGATAATGGTTTGATGGGGATCCGTCGAAAGACTGAAGAGGTATATAACAAGAGCTGA